A region of Roseobacter litoralis Och 149 DNA encodes the following proteins:
- a CDS encoding c-type cytochrome, producing MRVFLSSLAGLALALAAGGAMATGLGDADKGREVFRQCASCHKVGEGAENGIGPQLNGVFGRTAGRVEGVKYSKNMIRMGNDGLIWTAQTLDAYIENPRALVSKTRMSFRGIKNEQERSDLMAYLRRYSDDPGNIPEAEPTATGTDHDLDPVILAIQGDPEYGEYLASECKTCHQTSGANDGIPGITQWPTEDFVVAMHAYKRKLRPHPVMQMMAGRLSNDEIAALAAYFQDLE from the coding sequence ATGCGCGTGTTCCTTTCGTCTTTGGCCGGTCTTGCCCTTGCTTTGGCAGCGGGGGGCGCGATGGCCACTGGTTTGGGCGACGCGGACAAGGGCCGGGAGGTGTTCCGTCAATGCGCATCCTGCCACAAGGTGGGGGAGGGCGCCGAAAATGGCATCGGCCCCCAGTTGAACGGGGTGTTTGGCCGCACGGCAGGGCGTGTGGAGGGGGTGAAATACTCCAAAAACATGATCCGCATGGGCAATGACGGCCTGATCTGGACGGCGCAAACCCTTGATGCCTATATCGAGAACCCGCGCGCCTTGGTCTCCAAAACACGGATGAGTTTCAGGGGCATCAAAAACGAACAAGAGCGTTCCGACCTGATGGCGTATCTGCGCCGTTACTCCGATGATCCGGGCAACATTCCCGAAGCCGAGCCGACCGCGACGGGCACCGATCATGATCTGGATCCGGTGATCCTCGCCATTCAGGGGGATCCTGAATACGGCGAATACCTCGCGAGTGAGTGCAAGACCTGCCACCAGACAAGTGGCGCAAACGATGGTATTCCTGGAATTACGCAATGGCCGACGGAGGATTTCGTTGTGGCCATGCACGCCTACAAACGCAAGCTCAGACCCCATCCCGTCATGCAGATGATGGCGGGGCGGTTGTCAAATGATGAGATAGCGGCGCTGGCCGCATATTTTCAGGACCTCGAATAA
- a CDS encoding YeeE/YedE family protein yields MIEALLDQFGEGAVLAGAGALTGLLFGAMAQHSRFCLRAATVEVSNASFGPRLAIWLIAFCAAVLFVQGAIALDILDVSASRQLSATGSMSGAIIGGLMFGAGMILARGCASRLLVLSATGNLRALITGLVLTLVAQASLRGVLSPLREDLSGLWLIEGGQGRNIMSYFGLTPVLLSVLAGIGLCLAVVLAQQRAVKGTHAFAAAGVGAAVGLGWMLTYAVAEVSFEIVPIASVTFTGPSADTLMGLVNSSDLPLGFGVGLVPGVFIGAGAMALLTREAALERFGADTPMERYLVGAVFMGFGSMLAGGCAVGAGMSGGSIFALTAWVALFCMWLGAMVTHVILTRVHDRRATLA; encoded by the coding sequence ATGATTGAAGCACTGCTGGATCAATTCGGCGAGGGTGCCGTTCTTGCCGGGGCGGGCGCGTTAACGGGCCTGCTGTTTGGCGCTATGGCGCAGCATTCCCGTTTCTGCCTGCGGGCGGCGACGGTCGAGGTCTCGAACGCGTCCTTTGGGCCACGTCTGGCAATATGGCTTATCGCGTTTTGCGCGGCGGTCCTTTTCGTACAGGGCGCGATTGCACTGGACATTTTGGATGTCTCTGCCAGCCGACAGTTATCTGCCACTGGCAGCATGTCGGGGGCGATCATCGGCGGGCTGATGTTCGGGGCAGGTATGATCCTTGCGCGCGGCTGCGCGAGCCGTTTGCTGGTGCTGTCGGCCACGGGAAACCTCCGGGCGCTGATCACCGGCCTTGTCCTGACCTTAGTGGCTCAGGCGTCCTTGCGCGGTGTGCTCTCTCCATTGCGCGAAGACCTCTCCGGTCTCTGGCTGATTGAAGGGGGGCAGGGGCGCAATATCATGTCCTATTTCGGTTTGACGCCCGTGTTGTTAAGCGTGCTGGCAGGCATCGGGCTTTGTCTGGCTGTCGTGCTGGCACAGCAGCGCGCGGTCAAAGGGACCCACGCTTTCGCTGCCGCTGGCGTGGGGGCGGCTGTGGGGCTTGGCTGGATGCTGACCTATGCCGTGGCAGAGGTTTCTTTCGAGATCGTGCCGATTGCCTCCGTGACCTTTACCGGGCCTTCGGCGGATACGCTGATGGGGCTGGTGAACAGTTCGGATTTGCCGCTTGGGTTCGGGGTCGGCTTGGTGCCGGGGGTATTCATTGGCGCGGGGGCCATGGCCTTGCTGACCCGCGAGGCCGCATTGGAACGCTTCGGTGCGGACACCCCGATGGAACGTTACCTTGTGGGCGCTGTTTTCATGGGGTTCGGCAGCATGCTGGCGGGCGGTTGTGCGGTGGGGGCGGGCATGTCCGGCGGGTCGATCTTTGCATTGACCGCATGGGTTGCGCTGTTTTGCATGTGGCTGGGCGCGATGGTGACCCATGTCATCCTGACCCGGGTTCACGACCGCAGGGCAACACTGGCTTAA
- a CDS encoding TRAP transporter permease: MSAPGILGLLFSTGSRRSIKGRLYWPIRLYTAFFSVWVMWAATLSRIDALSLTVIFLCLIYVPAFLLIGATDRSGTKATLPDWILSLAAAACACYFIIKIPETASRISLFEELSTDQFIMASILILLTLEITRRTVGLFLMCIVLTFIIYNLYGHLISGPLGHGYISLNHFVDINIYTTDGLFGVPVRVAATYAFLFVMFGTFLERAKGGEFFFNLAATISGRSVGGPAKIAVVSSALFGTMSGSPTSDVVATGSITIPMMKKLGYDRSLAAGVEVASSTGGSLLPPVMGSAAFIMAELIGVGYGEIVIAAILPALLYYVGISIQVHLRSVALNLAPLDASEVPTLGETMRQGWQFLLPIVGLIILLVLGYSPTMVAVFSAIAVWVVSQFNRRTRLGLKATIEALSDTAIRMIGVTGACAAAGLVIGGITMTGLASKFSFIAFAAAGDNIMIILMLSAVVTIVLGLGMPTPSAYVLAAVLIGPTLVNDFGFQELNAHLFLLYFAVMSAMTPPVAVAAYAAAAISGANPLKIAVVAMRLSIVAFVVPFMFVTNPLVLQPFSSVEAILVSAGVAFACVLVAFASEAKWHDRWSMPTRVGMLVSAALLAVPDTNVKIIGCVSGLMLLTFAIKKFKDQYGRLVTS; encoded by the coding sequence ATGTCGGCACCTGGAATACTCGGACTTCTCTTCTCCACGGGATCCCGCCGCAGCATCAAGGGGCGTTTGTACTGGCCGATCCGCCTTTACACCGCGTTTTTTTCTGTCTGGGTGATGTGGGCGGCAACGCTGTCGCGGATTGACGCGCTGTCCCTGACGGTCATTTTCCTGTGCCTGATATATGTACCCGCTTTCCTGCTCATCGGCGCCACGGACAGATCGGGGACAAAGGCCACGCTGCCGGACTGGATACTGTCCTTGGCTGCTGCGGCCTGTGCGTGCTATTTCATCATCAAAATCCCTGAAACAGCTTCCCGGATCAGCCTGTTTGAAGAGCTGAGCACCGATCAGTTCATCATGGCCTCCATCCTGATCCTGCTGACGCTTGAGATCACCCGGCGCACGGTTGGCCTGTTTTTGATGTGCATTGTTCTGACCTTCATCATCTACAATCTCTATGGGCATCTGATCAGCGGTCCGCTGGGGCATGGGTACATCTCGCTCAACCACTTTGTGGACATCAACATCTACACCACCGACGGTTTGTTCGGCGTGCCGGTGCGCGTGGCGGCCACATATGCGTTCCTGTTCGTCATGTTCGGCACGTTTCTGGAAAGAGCCAAGGGGGGCGAGTTTTTCTTTAACCTCGCGGCGACGATTTCGGGCCGTTCCGTGGGTGGGCCTGCAAAGATCGCCGTGGTCTCATCGGCTTTGTTCGGCACCATGTCAGGCAGCCCCACATCCGACGTTGTGGCCACCGGGTCGATCACGATTCCGATGATGAAAAAGCTGGGATATGACCGCAGTCTGGCTGCGGGTGTTGAGGTCGCTTCGTCGACGGGCGGCAGCCTCTTGCCACCGGTCATGGGCTCTGCGGCCTTTATCATGGCTGAGTTGATCGGGGTTGGATATGGCGAGATTGTCATCGCGGCTATTTTGCCCGCGCTACTGTATTATGTTGGTATCTCCATTCAAGTGCATCTGCGCTCCGTCGCGCTGAACCTTGCGCCGCTCGATGCGTCCGAGGTGCCCACGCTGGGCGAAACGATGCGTCAGGGCTGGCAGTTTCTCCTGCCGATTGTGGGTTTGATCATTCTGCTGGTGTTGGGCTATTCACCGACAATGGTCGCTGTTTTCAGCGCGATTGCGGTATGGGTTGTTTCGCAATTCAACCGGCGCACACGGCTGGGGCTTAAGGCGACGATCGAAGCCCTGTCAGATACCGCCATTCGCATGATTGGCGTCACCGGTGCCTGCGCCGCCGCAGGGCTGGTCATCGGTGGCATAACCATGACCGGGTTGGCGTCAAAGTTCTCGTTCATCGCTTTTGCAGCGGCGGGTGACAACATCATGATCATCCTGATGCTCAGCGCGGTTGTGACCATCGTTCTGGGTCTGGGCATGCCCACGCCCAGTGCCTATGTGTTGGCGGCTGTTCTGATCGGCCCCACTTTGGTGAACGACTTTGGCTTTCAGGAATTGAACGCGCATCTGTTCCTGCTTTACTTTGCGGTGATGTCTGCGATGACGCCACCGGTTGCGGTGGCAGCCTATGCGGCGGCGGCCATATCCGGGGCCAATCCGCTCAAGATTGCGGTGGTTGCGATGCGCTTGTCCATCGTTGCCTTTGTCGTGCCCTTCATGTTCGTGACGAACCCTTTGGTGCTGCAACCTTTTTCCAGCGTCGAGGCGATACTGGTCAGCGCCGGTGTGGCCTTCGCCTGTGTGCTGGTCGCCTTCGCGTCAGAAGCAAAGTGGCATGACCGTTGGTCAATGCCCACGCGTGTCGGAATGCTCGTCAGCGCCGCGTTGCTGGCGGTTCCGGACACAAACGTCAAAATCATCGGCTGCGTCAGCGGTCTGATGCTGCTCACCTTCGCCATCAAGAAGTTCAAAGACCAATACGGACGCCTCGTTACCTCGTGA
- a CDS encoding FRG domain-containing protein, with protein sequence MSETRPLTTIRSWSELQDMLFEDSWNEKIKRHRSKHVFRGHGRADFELASGLARLGERSNELEKHLLRNFRKYADSSTRQVDSIPDSFAPSNFWHWMALAQHHGLPTRLLDWTYSPLVAMHFACCEQSNMDVDGAIWKVDFDRTHELLPQPLRDILAEQGAHVFTDEMLSSKLPGLDQLRASSIDSKAEILFFEPPSLSARIVNQFACFSVQIGRCQPMTDWLLRHPELTAKIIIPAELKWEIRDKLDQSNVSERVLFPGLDGLCSWLSRQYTTPN encoded by the coding sequence ATGTCTGAAACCAGACCGCTGACAACAATACGTTCTTGGAGCGAACTTCAGGATATGCTGTTCGAAGATTCCTGGAACGAAAAGATCAAAAGGCACCGGTCCAAACATGTGTTCCGTGGGCATGGGCGCGCGGATTTCGAACTGGCCTCCGGTTTGGCGCGTCTGGGCGAGCGGTCCAATGAGCTGGAAAAACACCTGCTGCGGAATTTTCGCAAATATGCAGATTCGAGCACACGGCAGGTCGACAGCATTCCCGATAGTTTCGCGCCCAGTAACTTCTGGCACTGGATGGCCCTTGCGCAGCATCACGGCTTGCCGACCCGCCTTTTGGACTGGACGTATTCCCCCTTGGTCGCGATGCATTTCGCCTGTTGCGAGCAATCCAACATGGATGTGGATGGTGCCATCTGGAAAGTTGATTTTGACCGCACTCATGAACTGCTTCCCCAACCGCTGCGCGACATTCTGGCGGAACAGGGCGCACATGTTTTTACGGATGAAATGCTTTCGTCAAAATTGCCGGGCCTTGATCAACTCCGGGCAAGTTCCATCGACTCAAAGGCGGAGATATTGTTTTTCGAACCGCCCTCGCTGAGCGCGCGTATTGTGAACCAGTTTGCCTGCTTCTCAGTCCAGATCGGGCGCTGCCAGCCGATGACCGATTGGCTGTTGCGCCACCCCGAACTCACCGCCAAGATCATCATCCCCGCTGAACTCAAGTGGGAGATCAGAGACAAGCTGGATCAATCCAATGTGTCCGAACGGGTTTTGTTTCCGGGTCTCGATGGTTTGTGCAGCTGGTTGTCCCGGCAATACACGACCCCTAACTAA
- a CDS encoding MBL fold metallo-hydrolase, with amino-acid sequence MTATAMLGLQATRAHAQVMVGSTRLDVVSDGSLTLPGSFIFDPMPKNELLPILARYGQSPDTLTPPCNVTLMRQGDRTILFDVGSGPGFSPNTGVILNSLDALGVAPEDITDVVFTHAHPDHLWGLLDDFDDPLFANASYMIGKAEWEYWMNPNTVDDIGEARASFAVGARRRLEMIEDQISFFNDGDEIIGGVAARATFGHTPGHMAFEVRDGSEAVMILGDSIGNDHIAFARPQWHSGSDQDPETAAATRVSLMDQLTLEKTRVIGFHLTGNGVGHVEKGTDGYTFVNEG; translated from the coding sequence ATGACGGCGACCGCGATGCTTGGCCTGCAAGCAACAAGAGCCCATGCGCAAGTGATGGTCGGCAGCACGAGACTTGATGTCGTCAGCGACGGCTCGTTGACATTGCCGGGCAGCTTTATTTTCGATCCGATGCCGAAAAACGAACTTCTGCCTATACTCGCGCGCTACGGTCAATCGCCCGACACGCTGACGCCGCCCTGCAACGTCACATTGATGCGACAGGGCGACCGGACAATCCTGTTCGACGTGGGGTCTGGTCCCGGGTTCTCCCCGAACACGGGCGTTATTCTGAACTCTCTTGACGCCCTCGGCGTGGCCCCGGAGGACATAACCGATGTCGTTTTCACTCATGCCCATCCCGACCACTTGTGGGGGTTGTTGGATGATTTCGACGATCCGCTTTTTGCCAATGCCAGCTACATGATCGGCAAAGCGGAATGGGAGTATTGGATGAACCCCAATACCGTGGATGACATCGGCGAGGCGCGCGCCTCTTTTGCCGTGGGTGCAAGGCGGCGTCTTGAGATGATCGAAGACCAGATCAGCTTTTTCAACGACGGCGATGAAATCATCGGCGGTGTCGCCGCGCGGGCCACCTTTGGGCACACACCGGGTCACATGGCCTTTGAGGTGCGGGACGGCAGTGAAGCGGTGATGATCCTCGGCGATTCCATCGGGAACGATCATATCGCCTTTGCACGACCGCAGTGGCATTCCGGGTCTGATCAGGACCCCGAAACTGCAGCCGCAACGCGTGTTTCGCTGATGGATCAACTAACACTGGAAAAGACCCGCGTGATCGGTTTTCACCTGACTGGCAACGGCGTGGGCCATGTAGAGAAAGGCACGGACGGGTATACGTTTGTGAACGAGGGATGA
- a CDS encoding DUF302 domain-containing protein, with product MRTFFWAGLACLATFGAAQAQDTSVVYPFDGSFDDAAFSVENAIIGEGLVIDYVSHTGEMLNRTAGDVGSDVKLFEAADIYVFCSAVVSRKMMEADPMNIAQCPYGIFVAERAGEVMVGYRTYPDGPMQDVQSLLDDIAREAVGLD from the coding sequence ATGCGAACATTCTTTTGGGCGGGGCTGGCCTGCTTGGCCACTTTTGGGGCAGCACAGGCGCAGGATACCTCTGTGGTTTACCCGTTTGACGGCAGTTTTGACGATGCTGCATTCAGCGTGGAAAACGCGATCATCGGCGAAGGGCTGGTGATTGATTATGTCAGCCACACGGGCGAGATGCTCAACCGGACGGCAGGCGATGTCGGCAGTGACGTAAAGCTGTTTGAAGCGGCGGATATCTATGTGTTCTGTTCCGCCGTGGTGTCGCGCAAGATGATGGAAGCGGACCCGATGAACATCGCGCAGTGTCCCTATGGCATCTTTGTTGCCGAACGCGCAGGCGAGGTGATGGTGGGATACCGGACCTATCCCGACGGTCCCATGCAGGACGTGCAATCCCTGCTGGATGACATCGCGCGTGAGGCGGTCGGATTGGACTGA
- a CDS encoding Crp/Fnr family transcriptional regulator, translating into MTELQDWIERFPGLSRLEPAIKKLIMTRSKIVQAPKGATLFGPDKSPENMLFLLDGTVRVQQVSESGHEIVLYRIEAGQSCVLTTACLLAYDDYAAAGIAETPVRAAAIPRDLFDDLVSQSKSFRDFVFAAFSKRITDLFLMIEEVAFQKMDVRLADRLVKLANTEGVVTTTHQKLSVELGTAREVVSRQLQEFQRRGWVAQARGRVNLLEPAKLEQLAHRHI; encoded by the coding sequence ATGACCGAATTACAGGATTGGATCGAACGGTTTCCCGGCTTGTCGCGGCTCGAGCCTGCAATCAAGAAACTCATCATGACGCGCAGCAAGATCGTGCAAGCGCCAAAGGGCGCGACACTATTCGGGCCGGATAAGTCACCTGAAAACATGTTGTTTTTGCTGGATGGCACCGTGCGCGTGCAGCAGGTTTCGGAGTCCGGCCACGAAATTGTGCTCTACCGGATTGAAGCCGGGCAAAGCTGTGTGCTGACCACGGCTTGCCTGCTGGCCTATGATGATTATGCCGCCGCCGGTATTGCGGAGACGCCGGTGCGGGCCGCAGCCATACCGCGGGATTTGTTCGACGATCTGGTCTCTCAGTCCAAGTCGTTTCGTGATTTTGTTTTCGCGGCGTTTTCAAAACGCATCACCGATCTGTTTCTGATGATTGAGGAGGTCGCGTTCCAAAAGATGGATGTGCGTCTGGCCGACAGGCTGGTCAAACTCGCCAATACTGAAGGCGTGGTCACGACCACGCACCAGAAACTCTCGGTCGAACTGGGCACAGCCCGCGAAGTCGTCTCGAGACAGTTGCAGGAGTTCCAGCGGCGCGGCTGGGTCGCGCAAGCGCGGGGCCGCGTCAACCTGCTGGAGCCCGCAAAACTGGAGCAACTGGCACATCGCCACATCTGA
- a CDS encoding NAD(P)/FAD-dependent oxidoreductase: MTLKRRAFLGTGAAAMGTLAAPTVFAAGHGKPQVVVVGGGAGGATAARYIAKDSKGEVGVTLIEPTRQYYTCFFSNLYIGGFKEMGQLGHSYGGLAASGVNVVHDWATGVDRDSKTVALAGGGSVPYDKLILSPGIDFVDGAVEGWDLSAQNAMPHAFKGGSQTELLKAQLMAMPQGGTFAMVAPPNPYRCPPGPYERVSMVAHYLKANNPTAKIIIADPKAKFSKQALFEEGWADHYDGMIDWIGDDFGGGNVAVDADAMTLSIDGEVTNVDVCNVIPAMKAGHIAELAGVTDGNWAPVNAADMSSKADADIHVLGDAAQQGDMPKSGYSANSQAKVCANAVRGALTGSKVFPAKFSNTCWSLIDTNNGVKVGATYEATEEKIAKVDGFISATGETAELRKTTYEESEGWYTGITADMFGA; this comes from the coding sequence ATGACACTAAAAAGACGCGCCTTTCTGGGCACGGGTGCCGCCGCAATGGGAACCCTAGCAGCGCCCACTGTTTTTGCGGCTGGCCACGGTAAACCACAGGTGGTTGTTGTCGGTGGGGGCGCAGGCGGTGCGACCGCTGCGCGCTATATCGCCAAGGACAGCAAGGGTGAGGTCGGGGTCACCTTGATCGAGCCGACACGCCAGTATTACACCTGCTTCTTTTCGAACCTCTATATCGGCGGGTTCAAAGAGATGGGGCAACTCGGTCATTCCTATGGTGGCCTTGCTGCCAGTGGTGTGAATGTTGTGCATGATTGGGCCACGGGCGTTGATCGCGATTCCAAGACGGTTGCGCTGGCGGGGGGCGGATCGGTTCCCTACGACAAGCTGATCCTGTCGCCCGGCATTGATTTTGTCGACGGCGCGGTTGAGGGATGGGACCTCTCTGCGCAAAATGCGATGCCGCATGCGTTCAAGGGGGGATCACAGACGGAATTGCTCAAGGCGCAACTGATGGCGATGCCGCAGGGCGGGACCTTTGCGATGGTCGCGCCGCCAAACCCCTACCGCTGCCCCCCCGGTCCTTATGAGCGGGTGTCGATGGTGGCGCATTACCTCAAGGCGAACAATCCAACGGCCAAGATCATTATTGCTGACCCGAAAGCCAAGTTCTCAAAACAGGCGCTGTTTGAGGAAGGCTGGGCGGATCACTATGATGGCATGATCGACTGGATCGGTGACGATTTTGGCGGTGGCAACGTAGCAGTTGACGCGGACGCCATGACCTTGTCGATCGACGGTGAAGTGACAAATGTGGACGTCTGCAATGTCATCCCCGCCATGAAGGCAGGTCATATTGCCGAGCTTGCCGGTGTGACAGACGGAAACTGGGCGCCCGTGAATGCGGCCGACATGTCGTCAAAGGCGGATGCGGATATCCATGTTCTGGGCGATGCCGCGCAGCAGGGGGATATGCCAAAGTCGGGCTATTCGGCCAACTCGCAGGCAAAGGTATGCGCTAATGCGGTGCGCGGTGCGCTGACGGGATCCAAAGTCTTCCCGGCCAAGTTCTCCAACACCTGCTGGTCGCTGATCGACACCAACAACGGCGTCAAAGTCGGCGCGACCTATGAGGCAACCGAGGAAAAGATCGCCAAGGTTGACGGTTTCATCTCGGCGACGGGTGAGACCGCAGAATTGCGCAAGACGACCTATGAGGAATCCGAAGGGTGGTATACCGGCATCACCGCCGACATGTTCGGAGCCTAG
- a CDS encoding TAXI family TRAP transporter solute-binding subunit has translation MPRLFQFVAAAAISGVAFTASVPAYAGNNITLCGGSPGGLWSLLGAGIDAAVRKVDPESNVTYQTSSGGFANIVQVNQGKCDLAIVHVGEVAIAARGEAPFSEPTGGVAAVALLYNWAPMQWVTDKSFAQENGIETIGDLAAMDGEYNLVVNRRGILPSILAEKSLEASGMTFEAIEGKGGSVQFQGSSTASEIMQNGRADTWVNATFVGSGSINSIASKRDLTLLSVSDDVIAAMQDAYGSTAVTIPAGAYEWLDRDIKTFGAQAALIASEGADPEIVGLVAKAIYENVGEIQGVHKAMGAFNADLGASITLIDYHPAAAAAIKAAGS, from the coding sequence TTGCCTAGATTATTTCAATTTGTCGCAGCCGCCGCGATCTCCGGCGTTGCATTTACTGCATCCGTACCGGCCTATGCCGGAAACAATATCACCCTTTGTGGTGGCAGTCCGGGTGGATTGTGGTCTCTTCTGGGTGCTGGCATCGACGCCGCCGTGCGAAAGGTCGATCCGGAGTCGAACGTGACCTATCAAACATCCAGCGGTGGCTTTGCCAATATTGTGCAAGTCAACCAAGGCAAATGTGATCTGGCCATTGTTCATGTCGGCGAGGTGGCCATCGCCGCGCGCGGGGAAGCCCCGTTCAGTGAGCCGACAGGCGGTGTTGCTGCTGTTGCGCTTCTTTACAACTGGGCACCAATGCAATGGGTCACAGACAAGTCCTTTGCCCAAGAGAACGGCATCGAAACCATCGGTGATCTGGCGGCGATGGACGGTGAATACAATCTGGTGGTAAACCGTCGGGGCATCCTGCCGTCGATCCTCGCGGAAAAATCGCTTGAGGCCTCCGGCATGACCTTTGAGGCAATCGAAGGCAAAGGCGGCAGTGTTCAGTTTCAGGGCTCCAGCACCGCCTCTGAGATCATGCAGAACGGTCGCGCTGACACGTGGGTCAACGCAACCTTCGTCGGTAGCGGAAGCATTAATTCCATCGCGTCAAAGCGTGACCTGACGTTGTTGTCCGTCTCGGATGATGTGATCGCCGCCATGCAGGACGCCTATGGCTCAACGGCTGTGACGATCCCGGCAGGTGCCTATGAATGGCTTGATCGCGACATCAAAACCTTTGGTGCACAGGCGGCATTGATCGCCTCAGAAGGGGCCGATCCGGAAATCGTCGGTCTGGTTGCCAAGGCGATCTATGAAAACGTTGGCGAAATTCAGGGTGTGCACAAAGCCATGGGTGCCTTCAACGCAGACCTTGGGGCGTCGATCACGCTGATCGATTACCACCCTGCGGCGGCGGCTGCGATCAAGGCTGCTGGCAGCTAA
- a CDS encoding MBL fold metallo-hydrolase: MKHAILALALLCSPVMASEDIPDQYPASMLYAKPVEVIPHVFSAIGATAPPTYENAGHNNNLSFIVTGDGVVVINAGASYLLAEALHAEIKAVTDQPVKLVFNENGQGHAMLGNSYWADLGVDIVAHVDAAAAFEENGDASLQAAIARVKERADKTRLAAPSITFEDNYTVEMGGMQIEARYLGPAHSPGDIIVWLPQQSMVISGDMAFHERMLPIFEDTMTAEWIETWETEFEPLAATYVIPGHGHPTNMDQVRRYTLDYLVYLRGQVGELLEEGGGLAEAYYVDQSPYAHLDTFEELATKNAGRVFEQMEFE; this comes from the coding sequence ATGAAACACGCAATCCTCGCACTCGCTTTACTGTGTAGCCCGGTGATGGCCAGCGAAGACATCCCCGATCAATACCCCGCCTCGATGCTCTATGCCAAACCGGTCGAGGTCATTCCGCATGTGTTTTCGGCGATCGGTGCGACCGCCCCGCCCACGTACGAAAACGCAGGCCATAACAACAACCTCAGCTTTATTGTCACCGGGGACGGCGTGGTGGTGATCAACGCAGGCGCCTCATATCTGCTGGCCGAGGCCCTTCATGCCGAGATCAAAGCCGTGACGGATCAACCCGTCAAACTGGTGTTCAACGAAAACGGTCAGGGCCACGCGATGCTGGGCAATTCGTATTGGGCCGACCTTGGCGTCGATATCGTGGCCCATGTGGACGCGGCCGCAGCCTTTGAGGAGAATGGCGATGCCTCTTTGCAAGCCGCCATTGCGCGGGTCAAGGAACGGGCGGACAAAACCCGGCTTGCCGCCCCGTCGATCACTTTTGAGGACAATTACACCGTTGAGATGGGCGGCATGCAGATCGAGGCACGCTACCTTGGTCCCGCGCACAGCCCCGGCGATATCATCGTATGGCTGCCGCAGCAAAGCATGGTCATTTCTGGCGACATGGCCTTTCACGAACGCATGCTGCCGATCTTTGAAGATACAATGACCGCAGAGTGGATTGAGACATGGGAAACTGAATTCGAACCCCTCGCGGCGACTTATGTCATTCCCGGTCACGGCCATCCGACGAATATGGATCAGGTGCGCCGCTATACCCTCGATTACCTCGTGTATCTACGCGGGCAGGTCGGTGAGCTTCTGGAGGAAGGCGGCGGGCTTGCCGAAGCCTATTATGTTGATCAGTCGCCCTATGCGCATCTGGACACATTCGAGGAATTGGCAACCAAGAACGCAGGTCGCGTCTTTGAGCAGATGGAGTTCGAATAG